The Amycolatopsis mongoliensis genome includes a window with the following:
- a CDS encoding PPA1309 family protein — MEPQQAGVAALAREIEEFMAAGGWDQPPQLFALVPTAALLDEQPELAGQLDRANPLTPVAQEALPEGDLAEALARIAWPDLVIGCALAQEIIVLPPGSESELPDVAEADAESLRRAAADHPQRTEARLVAAVLREGDGACVMRLRGIGTVEGTDESVDEIVESPDLAPNLLEALKATLLP, encoded by the coding sequence ATGGAACCGCAGCAGGCCGGAGTGGCCGCTCTCGCCCGCGAGATCGAGGAGTTCATGGCCGCGGGCGGCTGGGACCAGCCGCCGCAGCTGTTCGCGCTGGTGCCGACGGCGGCGCTGCTGGACGAGCAGCCGGAGCTGGCCGGCCAGCTGGACCGGGCGAACCCGCTGACGCCGGTGGCGCAGGAAGCGCTGCCCGAGGGCGACCTCGCCGAGGCGCTGGCCCGGATCGCGTGGCCCGACCTGGTGATCGGGTGCGCGCTGGCCCAGGAGATCATCGTGCTGCCGCCGGGCTCGGAGTCGGAGCTGCCGGACGTCGCGGAGGCCGACGCGGAGAGCCTGCGCCGCGCCGCCGCCGACCACCCGCAGCGGACGGAGGCCCGCCTGGTGGCCGCGGTCCTGCGCGAGGGCGACGGCGCGTGCGTCATGCGGCTGCGCGGGATCGGGACGGTCGAGGGCACCGACGAGTCGGTCGACGAGATCGTCGAAAGCCCCGACCTCGCCCCGAACCTCCTCGAGGCCCTCAAGGCGACGCTCCTCCCCTAG
- a CDS encoding YlbL family protein produces the protein MTKSSEQTVPAKSSPDPGAEATGEARRMTRRGWTLVVSGSLFLIFVVLGLVVPVPFVAISPGPTYDTLGRDAAGNPVIQVAGHQTFQTTGELRMTTVSLHDGVTLFQGLGFWASGRYALAPREEYFKPGETNEQVKQENIQQLQDSQTNAQVAALRKLGYPIKVLAKQIVSGSPADHVLAPGDKLITVNGKKIVEAADVRAALAGTLPGQTVQITFQSDGQPERTVPLTLASRPDRKEGFIGLTAVDRADAPFNVTISLQDVGGPSAGLMFTLAIIDRLQPGDLAGGRHIAGTGEITETGEVDPIGGISFKVVGAREAGATDFLVPEHNCAEAKTTAPGGLNLIKVSTLDDALAQLANLKAGRPTASC, from the coding sequence GTGACCAAGTCCTCCGAGCAGACCGTGCCCGCGAAGAGCAGCCCGGACCCCGGCGCCGAGGCCACCGGGGAGGCCCGGCGGATGACCCGCCGCGGCTGGACGCTCGTGGTCAGCGGCTCGCTGTTCCTGATCTTCGTCGTGCTCGGCCTGGTCGTGCCGGTGCCGTTCGTGGCGATCAGCCCCGGCCCGACCTACGACACGCTGGGTCGCGACGCCGCGGGCAACCCGGTCATCCAGGTCGCCGGTCACCAGACCTTCCAGACGACCGGCGAGCTGCGGATGACGACCGTCTCCCTGCACGACGGCGTCACGCTCTTCCAGGGCCTCGGTTTCTGGGCCAGCGGCCGCTACGCGCTCGCGCCGCGCGAGGAGTACTTCAAGCCGGGCGAGACGAACGAACAAGTCAAGCAGGAGAACATCCAGCAGCTGCAGGACTCGCAGACGAACGCCCAGGTCGCCGCCCTGCGCAAGCTCGGCTACCCGATCAAGGTGCTGGCGAAGCAGATCGTCTCCGGCAGCCCGGCCGACCACGTGCTCGCCCCCGGCGACAAGCTGATCACGGTGAACGGCAAGAAGATCGTCGAAGCCGCGGACGTCCGGGCCGCGCTGGCCGGCACCCTGCCCGGCCAGACCGTCCAGATCACCTTCCAGTCGGACGGCCAGCCGGAGCGCACCGTGCCGCTCACGCTCGCTTCGCGCCCCGACCGCAAGGAGGGCTTCATCGGCCTCACCGCGGTCGACCGCGCCGACGCGCCCTTCAACGTCACCATCTCGCTGCAGGACGTCGGCGGCCCGTCGGCCGGCCTGATGTTCACCCTCGCGATCATCGACCGGCTGCAGCCCGGCGACCTCGCGGGCGGGCGGCACATCGCCGGCACCGGCGAGATCACCGAGACCGGCGAGGTCGACCCGATCGGCGGGATCTCGTTCAAGGTCGTCGGCGCGCGCGAGGCCGGCGCCACCGACTTCCTGGTGCCCGAGCACAACTGCGCCGAAGCCAAGACCACCGCGCCCGGCGGCCTCAACCTCATCAAGGTGTCCACACTGGACGACGCGCTCGCCCAGCTGGCCAACCTGAAGGCGGGCCGCCCGACGGCGTCCTGCTAG
- a CDS encoding zinc-dependent metalloprotease, which yields MSKPPFGFGPSDPDKRGENDPSEGGQQSGAEAFNQLGQMLSQLGQMLSQAGTSSGPVNYDLAKQIALQTLGSAGNTGESRLGFSGGDDSNAAVRDAAHLAELWLDAATQFPAGATSTVAWSPRTWVEKTLPTWQRLCDPVARQVSGAWMEALPAEAKEAAGPLLQMMGQMGGMAFGSQLGQALAQLASEMLTASEIGLPLAPAGTSALLPANIEKFAEGLELPNSEILVFLAAREAAHQRLFTHVPWLRQRLLATVEEFAHGISVDTSALESLAGRIDPANPASIEEAMSSGLLEPQTTEEQKGALRRLETLLALVEGWVDVVVAEAVGDRLPGADALRETLRRRRATGGPAEQTFATLVGLELRPRRMRDASNLWKLVGDRHGLEKRDGLWSHPDLMPTAEDLDEPIDFADRVGEAGSLDDLDPIAELERTEQSERSEREKSEKAEQPGEDPEGGDTKN from the coding sequence ATGAGCAAACCCCCGTTCGGCTTCGGACCTTCCGATCCCGACAAACGAGGTGAGAACGACCCCTCGGAGGGCGGGCAGCAGTCCGGCGCCGAGGCTTTCAACCAGCTCGGGCAGATGCTGAGCCAGCTGGGCCAGATGCTCAGCCAGGCCGGTACTTCCAGCGGGCCGGTGAACTACGATCTCGCCAAGCAGATCGCCCTGCAGACCCTGGGCAGCGCCGGCAACACCGGCGAAAGCCGCCTGGGCTTCTCCGGCGGAGACGACTCGAACGCCGCCGTCCGCGACGCCGCCCACCTCGCCGAGCTGTGGCTGGACGCGGCCACCCAGTTCCCGGCCGGTGCGACGTCGACGGTCGCCTGGTCACCGCGGACCTGGGTCGAGAAGACGCTGCCGACGTGGCAGCGACTGTGCGACCCGGTGGCCCGCCAGGTGTCGGGCGCGTGGATGGAGGCGCTGCCCGCGGAGGCCAAGGAGGCTGCCGGCCCGCTGCTGCAGATGATGGGGCAGATGGGCGGGATGGCCTTCGGGTCCCAGCTCGGCCAGGCGCTCGCGCAGCTGGCGTCGGAGATGCTGACGGCGTCCGAGATCGGCCTGCCCCTGGCCCCGGCCGGGACGTCGGCGCTGCTGCCGGCGAACATCGAGAAGTTCGCCGAGGGCCTGGAGCTGCCGAACAGCGAGATCCTGGTGTTCCTGGCCGCGCGCGAGGCGGCGCACCAGCGGCTGTTCACGCACGTGCCGTGGCTGCGCCAGCGCCTGCTGGCGACGGTCGAGGAGTTCGCGCACGGCATCTCGGTGGACACGTCGGCCCTCGAGTCGCTGGCCGGCCGGATCGACCCGGCCAACCCGGCGAGCATCGAGGAAGCGATGTCGTCCGGGCTGCTGGAGCCCCAGACGACGGAGGAGCAGAAGGGCGCGCTGAGGCGCCTGGAGACGCTGCTCGCCCTGGTGGAGGGCTGGGTGGACGTGGTGGTGGCCGAAGCGGTCGGCGACCGGTTGCCGGGAGCGGACGCGCTGCGCGAGACGCTGCGCCGCCGCCGCGCGACGGGCGGCCCGGCGGAGCAGACGTTCGCCACGCTGGTCGGCCTGGAGCTGCGCCCCCGCCGCATGAGGGACGCGTCGAACCTGTGGAAGCTGGTGGGCGACCGCCACGGTCTCGAGAAGCGCGACGGCCTGTGGTCCCACCCGGACCTGATGCCGACGGCGGAGGACCTGGACGAGCCGATCGACTTCGCGGACCGCGTCGGCGAGGCGGGGTCACTGGACGACCTGGACCCGATCGCCGAGCTGGAGCGCACGGAGCAGTCGGAGCGTTCGGAGCGCGAGAAGTCGGAGAAGGCGGAGCAGCCGGGCGAAGACCCCGAGGGCGGCGACACCAAGAACTGA
- a CDS encoding M48 metallopeptidase family protein yields the protein MRRSQRRHRTVTAYWKDDTLVVLIPARMTRAEEKHWVAEMERKLQRSEPRRPASPKTSDEALLARCALLSGKYLGGTAVPASVRWVPPMRTRWASCTPVDATIRVSDRLRKVPPWVLDYVLVHELAHLREPGHDAAFWALVRRYPKTERAMGYLEGLSAAAGWGIDTED from the coding sequence GTGCGGCGCAGCCAGCGCCGGCACCGGACGGTCACCGCGTACTGGAAAGACGACACGCTCGTCGTGCTCATCCCGGCGCGGATGACCAGGGCGGAGGAGAAACACTGGGTCGCCGAGATGGAGCGCAAGCTCCAGCGCTCGGAACCACGTCGCCCGGCGTCCCCGAAGACGTCGGACGAAGCCCTGCTGGCGCGCTGCGCGCTGCTGTCGGGCAAGTACCTGGGCGGCACCGCGGTGCCGGCGAGCGTCCGCTGGGTGCCGCCGATGCGCACGCGGTGGGCGTCCTGCACGCCGGTCGACGCGACCATCCGGGTCAGCGACCGGCTGCGGAAGGTCCCGCCATGGGTGCTGGACTACGTGCTGGTGCACGAGCTGGCGCACCTGCGCGAGCCCGGGCACGACGCGGCGTTCTGGGCGTTGGTCCGGCGGTATCCGAAGACCGAGCGGGCGATGGGATACCTCGAGGGGCTGTCGGCCGCCGCCGGGTGGGGGATCGACACCGAGGACTGA
- a CDS encoding ThiF family adenylyltransferase, with protein sequence MILSTADMPPVLLPAHPALLPGITVLERGSHEIQLGLDPRHGVIVEGLPPGLVERLRALDGSKPVERLLLAESEHRDQLRTLLRQLTALGLVTDAGRPDGPGFRGETGLWSLRARHHQTALSDRRRATAVTVHGDGRVAVAVAVLLANAGIGHVELQLPGTVTEHDLGTGFTEADLGRPRRQALGDLLRRVDPEVRVTRLHDRYPELALLTDAVVPAPEVVAELMEDGVPHMAVRVRDGTGIVGPLVVPGRSSCLRCADLHRTDLDPCWPRIAGQLTGRHQRPDLGAVHACASLAVAQAMRLLSPAEPPPPPWNATLEIDAFDGRIRHRGWPPHPRCGCGAPGLHQET encoded by the coding sequence ATGATCCTCTCCACCGCGGACATGCCACCGGTGCTCCTGCCGGCCCATCCCGCCCTGCTCCCGGGCATCACGGTGCTCGAACGCGGCTCGCACGAGATCCAGCTCGGGCTCGACCCGCGCCACGGCGTGATCGTCGAAGGCCTGCCACCCGGCCTCGTCGAGCGGCTGCGCGCACTCGACGGCAGCAAGCCCGTCGAACGGCTCTTGCTCGCGGAGAGCGAACACCGAGATCAGCTGCGGACGCTGCTGCGGCAGCTGACCGCGCTCGGCCTGGTCACCGACGCGGGACGCCCGGACGGCCCGGGGTTCCGCGGCGAAACCGGCCTCTGGTCCCTGCGGGCCCGCCACCACCAGACCGCGCTGAGCGACCGGCGGCGAGCCACCGCGGTCACGGTGCACGGGGACGGCCGGGTGGCGGTCGCGGTCGCCGTGCTGCTGGCCAACGCCGGGATCGGGCACGTCGAGCTGCAGCTGCCCGGCACGGTGACCGAACACGACCTGGGCACCGGCTTCACCGAAGCCGACCTGGGCCGGCCCCGGCGGCAGGCCCTCGGCGACCTGCTCCGCCGCGTCGACCCCGAAGTCCGCGTCACCCGCCTGCACGACCGGTACCCGGAGCTGGCGCTGCTCACCGACGCCGTCGTCCCGGCTCCGGAGGTCGTGGCCGAGCTGATGGAGGACGGCGTCCCGCACATGGCGGTCCGGGTCCGCGACGGGACGGGCATCGTCGGGCCGCTGGTCGTGCCGGGCCGCAGTTCGTGCCTGCGCTGCGCCGACCTGCACCGGACCGACCTCGACCCGTGCTGGCCGCGGATCGCCGGCCAGCTGACCGGCCGGCACCAGCGGCCCGACCTCGGCGCGGTCCACGCCTGCGCGTCGCTGGCCGTCGCGCAGGCCATGCGGCTGCTCTCCCCCGCCGAACCGCCACCGCCGCCGTGGAACGCGACCCTCGAGATCGACGCCTTCGACGGCCGCATCCGCCACCGCGGCTGGCCCCCGCACCCGAGGTGTGGCTGCGGGGCCCCGGGGCTGCACCAGGAGACGTAG
- a CDS encoding ABC1 kinase family protein has protein sequence MTDFRDPGDRDPAMPRKGAARTAKLASLPLGIAGRAVGGWGKRLAGQSAEQVSATLSAKAAEQLFEVLGTLKGGAMKFGQALSVFEAAVPDDMAKPYREALTKLQAAAPPMSARQTHRVLAEQLGRTWSSRFASFDDEPAAAASIGQVHRAVWHDGREVAVKVQYPGADEALRSDLRQLQRFSRLFQAFVPGTEVKPLLAELAERMNEELDYQAEAQHQRAFAKAFEGDPGILVPHVVASAPKVVVTEWVTGTPLSKVIADGDRETRNLAGRLLAEFHYSAPERVHLLHSDPHPGNFMITDDDRLCVIDFGGVARLPDGIPRHLGEMTRLALDGESAGLMRLLRENRFIRPESDLTADEVLAYLAPFTEPLAEPTFHFTRRWMQKQAGRVGDSRGNDFRVGRSLNLPPEYLMIHRVTAGSTGILCQLDAAIPARGIVERWQPGFAA, from the coding sequence GTGACCGACTTCCGCGACCCAGGCGATCGTGACCCCGCGATGCCGCGCAAGGGTGCTGCCCGTACCGCCAAGCTCGCCAGTCTGCCGCTCGGGATCGCCGGGCGGGCGGTCGGCGGGTGGGGCAAGCGGCTGGCCGGCCAGAGTGCGGAGCAGGTCAGCGCGACGCTCTCGGCGAAGGCCGCCGAGCAGCTGTTCGAGGTACTCGGCACGCTCAAGGGCGGGGCGATGAAGTTCGGCCAGGCGCTGAGCGTGTTCGAGGCGGCGGTACCGGACGACATGGCGAAGCCGTACCGCGAGGCGCTGACGAAGCTGCAGGCCGCGGCGCCGCCGATGTCGGCCCGCCAGACCCACCGGGTGCTCGCCGAACAGCTGGGCCGCACCTGGAGCAGCCGGTTCGCCTCGTTCGACGACGAGCCGGCGGCGGCCGCGAGCATCGGCCAGGTGCACCGCGCGGTCTGGCACGACGGCCGCGAGGTCGCGGTCAAGGTGCAGTACCCGGGCGCCGACGAGGCGTTGCGCAGCGACCTGCGGCAGCTGCAGCGGTTCAGCAGGCTGTTCCAGGCGTTCGTGCCCGGCACGGAGGTCAAGCCGCTGCTGGCCGAGCTCGCCGAGCGCATGAACGAGGAGCTCGACTACCAGGCCGAGGCCCAGCACCAGCGCGCCTTCGCGAAGGCGTTCGAAGGCGATCCCGGCATCCTGGTGCCGCACGTGGTGGCCAGCGCGCCGAAGGTCGTCGTCACGGAGTGGGTGACCGGCACGCCGTTGTCGAAGGTCATCGCGGACGGCGACCGCGAGACGCGGAACCTGGCGGGCCGGCTGCTGGCGGAGTTCCACTACTCGGCCCCCGAGCGCGTCCACCTGCTGCACTCGGACCCGCACCCGGGCAACTTCATGATCACCGACGACGACCGGCTGTGCGTCATCGACTTCGGCGGGGTGGCCCGGCTGCCCGACGGCATCCCCCGCCACCTGGGCGAGATGACGCGGCTGGCCCTCGACGGCGAGTCCGCCGGGCTGATGCGCCTGCTGCGGGAGAACCGGTTCATCCGGCCGGAGAGCGACCTGACCGCGGACGAGGTGCTCGCCTACCTGGCGCCGTTCACCGAGCCGCTGGCGGAGCCGACGTTCCACTTCACGCGCAGGTGGATGCAGAAGCAGGCGGGGCGGGTCGGCGACAGCCGCGGCAACGACTTCCGGGTCGGGCGGTCGCTCAACCTGCCGCCCGAGTACCTGATGATCCACCGGGTGACGGCCGGGTCGACGGGCATCCTCTGCCAGCTCGACGCGGCGATCCCGGCGCGCGGCATCGTGGAGCGCTGGCAGCCCGGCTTCGCCGCCTGA
- a CDS encoding class I SAM-dependent methyltransferase: MSVHTHDDIDWADRLAQLRMADALDAGALAPVARRLLGRAPGRPALLDVGCGAGGMSVLFARELARGDGGTVVLLDATPELLAEARRAVTEAAGGDVEVLAVHGDLADPRLAERVPAVDLVWASGVVHHVGDQQAALGALARLLRPGGVLAIGEGGLEMRCLPWDLGVGRPGLEQRLLAARGEWFAGMRAGLPGSVAMPYGWPRALREAGLEDVESFGALIDHPMPGSDLLREYVVQRIGWLAESAGDRLDADDRDTVAALTDPDGPDFLARRDDLFLFGAKAIHCGRLP, encoded by the coding sequence ATGTCCGTACACACCCACGACGACATCGACTGGGCGGACCGGCTCGCTCAGCTGCGCATGGCCGACGCGCTCGATGCCGGTGCGCTCGCGCCCGTCGCTCGGCGGTTGCTCGGCCGCGCTCCCGGGCGGCCGGCCCTTCTCGATGTCGGGTGTGGGGCCGGTGGGATGAGCGTGCTCTTCGCGCGTGAGCTCGCCCGCGGGGACGGGGGCACCGTCGTGCTCCTCGATGCCACACCCGAACTGCTCGCCGAGGCGCGGCGGGCCGTGACCGAGGCCGCCGGCGGGGACGTCGAGGTGCTTGCCGTGCACGGGGACCTCGCCGATCCGCGGCTGGCCGAACGGGTGCCCGCTGTCGATCTCGTGTGGGCGTCGGGCGTCGTGCACCACGTCGGTGACCAGCAGGCCGCCTTGGGTGCCCTTGCCCGGCTGCTGCGGCCCGGCGGGGTGCTCGCCATCGGCGAGGGTGGGCTCGAAATGCGGTGCCTCCCTTGGGATCTCGGGGTCGGGCGGCCCGGGCTGGAGCAACGGCTGCTCGCCGCGAGGGGCGAGTGGTTCGCCGGGATGCGGGCCGGGCTTCCGGGCAGCGTCGCCATGCCCTACGGCTGGCCGCGCGCCCTTCGCGAGGCCGGGCTCGAGGACGTCGAGTCGTTCGGTGCGCTCATCGACCACCCCATGCCGGGTTCGGACCTGCTGCGCGAGTACGTCGTGCAGCGCATCGGGTGGCTTGCCGAGTCGGCCGGCGACCGGCTCGACGCCGATGATCGTGACACCGTCGCCGCGCTGACCGATCCGGACGGCCCGGACTTCCTCGCCCGCCGGGACGACCTGTTCCTGTTCGGCGCCAAGGCGATCCACTGTGGACGGTTGCCGTGA
- a CDS encoding WhiB family transcriptional regulator: MSSAIAYTSGEAIFADLLDPIAVPDAALPCRSGDADLWFAESPAELERAKAQCADCPVREACLAGALARREPWGVWGGEIFERGVVIARKRPRGRPRKNAAVEPAAAKAGGDHRSAAA; encoded by the coding sequence ATGTCTTCGGCCATCGCCTACACCTCGGGTGAGGCAATATTCGCCGACCTGCTCGACCCCATCGCCGTGCCGGACGCGGCTCTGCCCTGCCGTTCGGGCGACGCGGACCTGTGGTTCGCCGAGTCCCCGGCCGAGCTCGAGCGCGCGAAGGCGCAGTGCGCCGACTGCCCGGTGCGCGAGGCCTGCCTGGCCGGTGCGCTGGCCCGGCGTGAGCCGTGGGGCGTCTGGGGCGGCGAGATCTTCGAGCGCGGCGTCGTGATCGCGCGCAAGCGGCCCCGTGGCCGCCCGCGCAAGAACGCTGCCGTCGAGCCCGCCGCGGCCAAGGCCGGCGGCGACCACCGGAGCGCCGCCGCATGA
- a CDS encoding ATP-dependent DNA helicase UvrD2: MPDVTGVLSPKSLNRLLDGLDPEQRAAAGAPRGPVCVLAGAGTGKTRTITHRIAHLVRSGRVSAGQVLAVTFTTRAAGEMRTRLRGLGVEAAQALTFHAAARRQLRYFWPRVVGDRPWDLLDNKLRFVGQAANRAKLGTEVEVLRDLASEIEWAKASLISPDDYPAVTARAQRDIPAPAAQIAQVYRTYEELKNAAQVLDFDDLLLHTTAVLEEHGVVAEEFRDRYRCFVVDEYQDVTPLQQRLLDAWLGGRDDLTVVGDANQTIYSFGGASPRPLLEFTRRYPDATVVRLERDYRSTPEVVSLANRVIGAARGRPAGSRLKLIGQRPPGPEPRFAEFDDEAVEAEAVARRVRELLDGGVAASEIAVLYRVNAQSEAYESALTEAGIPYLVRGGERFFNRTEVRQAMSALRAASGDVSSDLVTTVRSVLARVGLTESPPAGGAAKERWDALLAIVELAEELASTVEDADLPRFNAELDQRAAAQHPPTVEGVTLASLHAAKGLEWDAVFLVGLAEGTVPILHAGDDEAAIEEERRLFYVGVTRAREHLWLSWALARTPGARRNRRRSRFLYGLIPEDHPAARAARSQQKPATPIKTRCRVCGGPLLETLEVKLGRCGKCPSMVDEGLLERLKSWRGDRARELKVPPFVVFTDATLMAIAEQRPVDEAALVSISGIGATKLERFGAEILGVVRASAE, encoded by the coding sequence ATGCCGGACGTGACCGGCGTACTTTCCCCCAAGAGCCTGAACCGTTTGCTCGATGGTCTCGACCCCGAGCAGCGCGCCGCCGCCGGTGCCCCGCGGGGGCCGGTCTGCGTGCTGGCCGGAGCCGGCACGGGCAAGACCCGCACGATCACCCACCGGATCGCCCACCTCGTCCGATCAGGGCGCGTTTCCGCTGGTCAGGTGCTCGCCGTCACGTTCACGACGCGGGCCGCGGGGGAGATGCGGACGCGGCTGCGCGGCCTCGGCGTCGAAGCCGCGCAGGCCCTGACGTTCCACGCCGCCGCCCGCCGCCAGCTGCGCTACTTCTGGCCGCGCGTGGTCGGCGACCGGCCGTGGGACCTGCTGGACAACAAGCTGCGCTTCGTCGGTCAGGCCGCGAACCGGGCCAAGCTCGGCACCGAGGTCGAGGTCCTGCGCGACCTGGCGAGCGAGATCGAGTGGGCGAAGGCGTCACTGATCAGCCCGGACGACTACCCGGCGGTCACCGCGCGCGCCCAGCGCGACATCCCGGCGCCGGCCGCGCAGATCGCCCAGGTCTACCGCACGTACGAAGAACTGAAGAACGCCGCGCAGGTGCTCGACTTCGACGACCTCCTGCTGCACACGACGGCGGTGCTCGAGGAGCACGGCGTCGTCGCCGAGGAGTTCCGCGACCGCTACCGCTGCTTCGTCGTCGACGAGTACCAGGACGTCACGCCGCTGCAGCAGCGCCTGCTCGACGCGTGGCTCGGCGGCCGCGACGACCTGACGGTGGTCGGCGACGCCAACCAGACCATCTACTCCTTCGGCGGCGCGTCGCCGCGGCCGCTGCTGGAGTTCACGCGGCGCTACCCGGACGCGACCGTCGTCCGGCTCGAGCGCGACTACCGGTCGACGCCCGAGGTCGTCTCGCTGGCGAACCGGGTCATCGGCGCCGCGCGCGGGCGGCCGGCGGGTTCGCGGCTGAAGCTGATCGGCCAGCGGCCGCCGGGTCCGGAGCCGCGGTTCGCCGAGTTCGACGACGAGGCGGTCGAGGCCGAGGCCGTCGCCCGGCGGGTGCGCGAGCTGCTGGACGGCGGCGTCGCGGCGAGCGAGATCGCGGTGCTGTACCGGGTGAACGCGCAGTCGGAGGCGTACGAGTCGGCGCTGACCGAGGCCGGCATCCCGTACCTGGTCCGCGGCGGCGAGCGGTTCTTCAACCGGACCGAGGTCCGGCAGGCGATGTCGGCGCTGCGGGCCGCGAGCGGCGACGTCAGCTCCGACCTGGTCACGACGGTGCGGTCGGTGCTCGCCCGGGTCGGGCTCACCGAGTCGCCGCCGGCGGGTGGCGCGGCCAAGGAGCGCTGGGACGCGCTCCTGGCGATCGTCGAGCTGGCCGAGGAGCTGGCTTCGACGGTCGAGGACGCGGACCTCCCGCGGTTCAACGCCGAGCTCGACCAGCGCGCCGCGGCTCAGCACCCGCCGACGGTCGAGGGCGTGACGCTGGCGTCGCTGCACGCGGCGAAGGGCCTGGAGTGGGACGCGGTGTTCCTCGTCGGCCTCGCCGAGGGGACGGTCCCGATCCTGCACGCCGGCGACGACGAAGCGGCGATCGAGGAGGAGCGGCGGCTGTTCTACGTCGGCGTGACGCGGGCCCGCGAGCACCTGTGGCTGTCGTGGGCGCTGGCCCGCACGCCGGGCGCGCGGCGAAACCGCCGGCGCAGCCGGTTCTTGTACGGCCTGATCCCGGAGGACCACCCGGCGGCTCGGGCGGCCCGTTCCCAGCAGAAGCCGGCGACGCCGATCAAGACGCGCTGCCGCGTCTGCGGCGGGCCGCTGCTGGAGACCCTCGAGGTCAAGCTGGGCCGCTGCGGGAAGTGCCCGTCCATGGTGGACGAGGGGCTGCTGGAGCGCTTGAAGTCCTGGCGCGGCGACCGGGCCCGCGAGCTGAAGGTGCCGCCGTTCGTCGTGTTCACCGACGCGACGCTGATGGCCATCGCCGAGCAGCGCCCGGTGGACGAAGCGGCGCTGGTGTCGATCTCGGGGATCGGCGCGACGAAGCTCGAGCGGTTCGGCGCGGAGATCCTCGGCGTGGTCCGGGCGTCGGCGGAGTAG
- a CDS encoding DUF4191 domain-containing protein: MAGQQDKEAAKQAKKEKRAASKARRGQLFEAFKMQRKEDPWLIPWMVGSIVVVAGVLFGIGFFFDAQWALLPLGLVLGALLAMIIFGRRVQKTVYSKADGQPGAAAWALENLRGKWKVTPTVAATTQLDAVHRVLGGPGVVLVAEGAQHRVKTLLAQEKKRVSRLVGDTPIYDVTIGHEEGQIPLKKLQGFLMKLPRNLKPAQVDALEAKLAALGNRGAAMPKGPMPAGAKMRNVQRTIRRR; the protein is encoded by the coding sequence ATGGCGGGACAGCAGGACAAGGAAGCGGCCAAGCAGGCCAAGAAGGAGAAGCGCGCGGCGAGCAAGGCCCGCCGTGGCCAGCTCTTCGAGGCCTTCAAGATGCAGCGCAAGGAAGACCCGTGGCTCATCCCGTGGATGGTCGGGTCGATCGTCGTCGTCGCGGGCGTCTTGTTCGGGATCGGGTTCTTCTTCGACGCGCAGTGGGCGCTGCTGCCGCTGGGGCTGGTCCTCGGTGCCCTGCTCGCCATGATCATCTTCGGCCGTCGCGTCCAGAAGACGGTCTATTCGAAGGCCGACGGCCAGCCCGGCGCTGCGGCGTGGGCGCTGGAGAACCTCCGCGGCAAGTGGAAGGTGACGCCGACCGTCGCGGCGACCACGCAGCTCGACGCCGTGCACCGCGTGCTGGGCGGCCCGGGCGTGGTGCTCGTCGCCGAGGGCGCGCAGCACCGCGTCAAGACACTGCTCGCCCAGGAGAAGAAGCGCGTCTCCCGCCTGGTCGGCGACACGCCGATCTACGACGTGACGATCGGCCACGAAGAGGGCCAGATCCCGCTGAAGAAGCTCCAGGGCTTCCTGATGAAGCTGCCGCGCAACCTCAAGCCGGCCCAGGTCGACGCGCTGGAGGCGAAGCTGGCCGCGCTCGGCAACCGCGGCGCGGCGATGCCGAAGGGCCCGATGCCGGCCGGCGCGAAGATGCGCAACGTCCAGCGCACGATCCGCCGTCGCTGA
- a CDS encoding RDD family protein: MPESGVGSAARGGARLLGLVVDLVIAALVTAIFLHPSLQDPVAMQNFNLWSGGVWAVISVVSAGFFGFTPGMAVVGIRVARLDGAALVGPLRALVRAVLTFVIIPAAVRNADGRSWLDRLTGTVVIRMR, translated from the coding sequence TTGCCCGAATCCGGCGTGGGCTCGGCGGCGCGCGGGGGCGCGCGGCTGCTCGGGCTGGTCGTCGACCTCGTCATCGCGGCCCTGGTCACGGCCATCTTCCTGCACCCCAGCCTGCAGGACCCGGTCGCGATGCAGAACTTCAACCTCTGGTCCGGCGGCGTGTGGGCGGTCATCTCCGTCGTGTCCGCCGGCTTCTTCGGGTTCACGCCCGGGATGGCCGTCGTCGGCATCCGCGTCGCCCGGCTCGACGGCGCCGCGCTGGTCGGCCCGCTGCGCGCGCTGGTCCGGGCGGTGCTGACGTTCGTGATCATCCCGGCGGCGGTCCGCAACGCCGACGGCCGCAGCTGGCTCGACCGGCTGACCGGCACCGTCGTCATCCGGATGCGCTGA